Below is a window of Candidatus Krumholzibacteriia bacterium DNA.
GACGTCGCCGGTCTCCCGGTAGTCGTGCCACGACTGCGGCAAGCGCTGGGTGTGCGCGAAGAGCCGGGCCCGGATCGCCGCCACGACCTGGTGCCCCGTCACCTGAGAGAGGATGGTGGCCGTGTAGGAGAGAGCGCCGTTGATGGCCGTGAACGCCAGCACCGACACCGCGGCCCCCGCCAAGATCCAGCCCGGGTCGATCCCGACGAGCCAGCGCGAGAACCATTCGGGGTGCGCGCCCTTGGGCGGCGCGAGCACGTAATCGAAGACGATCTTGAGCGGCCACGGCGCGAGCAAGGCGGTGAGGGAGACGCCGAAGGACGCCAACGCGCTCCGCGCCAGAGCGCCGCGGTGCGGGTAGAGGTGCTTGCCCATCTCGCGCCAGATGCGCACGTAGGAGCCGAGGTCGAGGTGTGGCAGCTTAGAGCGGATCCGTGGCATACGTCTCCATGGGAGTGCCCGCGGGTCTCTCTGCACCGGTTCCCGCGCCGGTCTCCGCGCGCTTCACTGATTCCGCGCCTGGGCGCAGCTTTTCAGCACCGGGGCGCAGGGACTCGAGAATCGCGCCCACGCTCTCCATGCGCTTCGCCCAGGTGTGTTCCCGCGCCGCTGCATGTGCCGCACTCCCCAGCCGTGTCCCGAGCGCGGGATCTGCCTGCAGGCGGAGGAGTGCGGCTCCGAGAGCGCGGGAGTCGCCGGGCGGCACGAGGAGCGCGGTGTGTTCGTCCACCAGGATCCTTCGCACCTGACCGATCGCCGAAGCGACGATCGGCTTGCCGGCGGCCATGTATTCGAACACCTTGAGCGGGGAAAAGTAAAAACGCTCGAGCTGCGGGTACGGCGCCACCAGGACGTCCATCGCTTGCAGCACCTGCGGCGCGACGTCGTGCGGCACCGGTTCGAGGCAGCGGAAGCGCCCATCCAGGCCGCGCTCCCTTGCCCGCTGCGTGAGGCCCGGGCCCACCTCCCGATCGGCGCCCACCACACAGAGAGAGACGCCTGCCTCCGGCCCCAGCCCGGCGACCGCATCGATCAAGAGCTCCACGCCATGCCACGGGCGCACGCGACCCATGAAGCCGACGAGGAACTCTTCGGCGCCGGCGACCCACAGACGCTCCCGCCAGGCATCGGCTCTCTCGCCGGCTTCGAACGGCTCCAGCCGCACGCCATTCGGGATCACGCTCACCGGGGCCGCCGGCGCGACCCGGAGCACGTAGTCGCGCAACTCGCTCGACACCACGATCACGTGATCGGTGGTGGAAAAGAGATAGCGCTCGACGTCCCGCGCCAGCTCGATGTCCTCCAGTTGGCGGAACTCCGTCGCCTCGTCGATGAGGGGCGCGTTCACTTCGAGGACATGGGGAATGCCGAGTTTCTGCGCCAGCATCCGGCCGCCCGTGCTGAAGAGCGAGTAGCGTTCGTAGACGAAGTCGAACCCCCGGGTCCGATGCAAGTCGCCGAGAAGCCGCTGTACGGCTTGGATGTGGAATCCCTGTGCTTCGCGGGATTCGGTCCCCCCGTTGCCATTGCCCGACCTGCGTGGCAGCGTCAAGACCGGATACTCAGGCACATGAGTACTCCCCGTGTCGCGACCCGCGACCACGAGCGTGGGCGACCAACCTGCCGCCTGTAGCGCCTCTGAGAACTCCTGCAGGTGCACCGAGCCGCCCTTCGTGCCGCCGAAGGGCAAGCCGCGGTCGGCGCAGAGGACGAGCACGCGCCGACCGCGCTCGTTCGTCCGCAGCGCCGCGGGCCGACGCCGGGCGCAGTCCAGGAACACATCGAGCAGCTCGCCGGCGTTGTGGCGCACGTCGAATCGGCGCTCCGCCTTGTCGCGCCCCGCCTTGGCGAAGCGCAGCCGGAGCTCGGGCGAGGCCAGCAGCCGTTCGATCCCATCGGCGAGCGCGTCCGCGTCCCCGGGCGGCACGAGCAAGCCGTCGACGCCTGAATCGACGATTTCCGGGATGCCCGAGAAGTCCGTCGACACCACCGGCAGGCTGCAAGCGAGCGCCTCGAGCAACACGGTCGGCAACGCATCGCGATCGTTTTCAGGTCCGTCCTTGCAGGCGAGGGCGAGGAGCGTCGCCCTCTGCATCAGTTTCGCCACCTCGTGCTGCGGCTTGGCGCCGCAGAACTCCACCTCGCGCTCGAGCCCGAGGAAGAACCGCTTCTGCAGCAGGGTGGGTTCGTCGGGCCCCTCGCCGACGACCAGGCAGTGGAAGTCGACTCCCCGCTGTTTCAGGAGGGCGCAGGCGTCGAGCAGGTCGTCGAAGCCCTTCTTCGGAATGAGGCGTCCCACCGACAGGATCAGGTTCGACTGCCGCACGCGCCCGGGATCCAGGGCGAAGGAGTCGAGATCGATGCCGTTGTAGATGACGCGCACGGCGGCAGGATCGAGACCAGATCCTTGCTGCAGGAGGTGACGCCGGTTGAAACGCGTCACGGTGATGACCCGGCTGGCGGCGGCGAGCTTCTCGCGCAGGCGATGGTCGGACATGGAGTAGGCGAAGATGTCCTTGGCGTGCGCGGTGAAGCTGAACGGCACGCCGGAGACCCGCGACGCGAACCACGCCACGGTGCTCGACATGGTGCCGAAGTGCGAGTGGATGTGCTGCACGCCTTCCCGCAGCACCTCCGCCCCCAGCCAGGCGCCCCAGAGGATCTCCGGCAGCCGCCCCGAGTCGCCGCGCTCGAGGGAATCGCGCAGGATCTCCCAGAAGCGCTCGACCCGTGGTCCGAGCACGGGCCACTGCGCCGTCAGCCACTCGTGCCAGAGGTACGGATCGAGCTCATCGAGATAGTGCACCTTCGCCTGCAGCTGCGAGGTCTGGGCG
It encodes the following:
- a CDS encoding glycosyltransferase family 4 protein — its product is MMESSACLKVAYVLKRFPRFSETFILTEILELERRGVEVVVYSWLKPGEGRFHAQTSQLQAKVHYLDELDPYLWHEWLTAQWPVLGPRVERFWEILRDSLERGDSGRLPEILWGAWLGAEVLREGVQHIHSHFGTMSSTVAWFASRVSGVPFSFTAHAKDIFAYSMSDHRLREKLAAASRVITVTRFNRRHLLQQGSGLDPAAVRVIYNGIDLDSFALDPGRVRQSNLILSVGRLIPKKGFDDLLDACALLKQRGVDFHCLVVGEGPDEPTLLQKRFFLGLEREVEFCGAKPQHEVAKLMQRATLLALACKDGPENDRDALPTVLLEALACSLPVVSTDFSGIPEIVDSGVDGLLVPPGDADALADGIERLLASPELRLRFAKAGRDKAERRFDVRHNAGELLDVFLDCARRRPAALRTNERGRRVLVLCADRGLPFGGTKGGSVHLQEFSEALQAAGWSPTLVVAGRDTGSTHVPEYPVLTLPRRSGNGNGGTESREAQGFHIQAVQRLLGDLHRTRGFDFVYERYSLFSTGGRMLAQKLGIPHVLEVNAPLIDEATEFRQLEDIELARDVERYLFSTTDHVIVVSSELRDYVLRVAPAAPVSVIPNGVRLEPFEAGERADAWRERLWVAGAEEFLVGFMGRVRPWHGVELLIDAVAGLGPEAGVSLCVVGADREVGPGLTQRARERGLDGRFRCLEPVPHDVAPQVLQAMDVLVAPYPQLERFYFSPLKVFEYMAAGKPIVASAIGQVRRILVDEHTALLVPPGDSRALGAALLRLQADPALGTRLGSAAHAAAREHTWAKRMESVGAILESLRPGAEKLRPGAESVKRAETGAGTGAERPAGTPMETYATDPL